The Candidatus Krumholzibacteriia bacterium genome contains a region encoding:
- a CDS encoding TetR/AcrR family transcriptional regulator, translated as MTESRQSRRTRDPERSRRAILDAARDEFVAHGFTGGRTGRIAEAAGVPQGLLYHYFDNKEGLFDAVMEDTLAPYFNGMLDMLQSAEVPDLDLLEDSVRRYFQFLHDNPHVARLLAWWFADQAWEGKPLTRKQGVAEAVELLGAARIREGQDAGFVRRDLDPALVIKTFIDMCVMWHMSKGRHMLHTAPGEEQADLDARYLDHMVDVFLNGVVAPEHRPR; from the coding sequence GTGACCGAGTCCCGCCAGAGCCGCCGAACCCGTGATCCCGAACGCAGCCGACGGGCGATCCTCGACGCCGCCCGCGACGAGTTCGTGGCACACGGCTTCACCGGGGGCCGCACGGGCCGGATCGCCGAGGCCGCCGGAGTCCCACAGGGTCTCCTGTACCACTACTTCGACAACAAGGAAGGCCTCTTCGACGCGGTCATGGAGGACACCCTGGCGCCGTACTTCAACGGGATGCTCGACATGCTGCAGTCGGCCGAGGTCCCCGACCTGGACCTGCTCGAGGACTCGGTCCGTCGCTATTTCCAGTTCCTGCACGACAACCCCCACGTGGCCCGCCTGCTGGCCTGGTGGTTCGCCGATCAGGCCTGGGAGGGCAAGCCCCTCACCCGGAAGCAGGGCGTGGCCGAAGCCGTGGAACTGCTCGGCGCGGCCCGGATCCGCGAGGGCCAGGACGCCGGCTTCGTCCGGCGGGACCTCGATCCCGCCCTGGTGATCAAGACCTTCATCGACATGTGCGTGATGTGGCACATGAGCAAGGGCCGACACATGCTCCACACGGCACCCGGCGAGGAGCAGGCCGACCTCGACGCCCGTTATCTCGACCACATGGTCGACGTCTTCCTGAACGGCGTCGTCGCACCGGAGCACCGCCCGCGCTGA
- a CDS encoding efflux RND transporter periplasmic adaptor subunit yields the protein MRPSTAPRTRRVLSPAAILVALVVTLVAVPRFVTGPPDPSDGSAAARPTPSPEDAVRVRIHEVRAHTGPASVHPLRASGTLEARRHAVLAFAVSGVVDAVLRDEGDEVTPGTALARLDPIPFESAVERAEARVDHLEKSLARSRRLLDQRALSDEEFDAQDAELTGARAELRLARWNLDRSVLRAPFAGHVLARHAEEGEVVGSGVPAFELIELRSLEVEAALPASDLSLVDLDGPVTLVARDDPRLRATGSVEHAPLQSDTRSGSVPLRLVVDNEHRRLLPGMVVQATFSPRPPTAGGEELRVPLSALRIDDQGQAVWRVDARGRVERVDVEVGPVRGDRVVITGGLRAGDRIVDEAPDRLRAGDAVVSVERGGEPR from the coding sequence ATGAGACCCTCGACCGCCCCACGCACCCGTCGCGTCCTGTCGCCCGCCGCGATCCTCGTCGCCCTCGTCGTGACCCTGGTGGCGGTGCCGCGCTTCGTCACCGGTCCCCCGGATCCGTCCGATGGCAGCGCCGCGGCCCGGCCGACTCCCTCACCCGAGGACGCCGTCCGTGTCCGGATCCACGAGGTGCGTGCGCACACCGGCCCGGCCTCCGTCCACCCCCTGCGGGCGAGTGGAACGCTCGAGGCCCGCCGTCACGCTGTCCTGGCCTTCGCCGTGTCGGGCGTGGTCGACGCGGTCCTGCGCGACGAAGGAGACGAGGTCACGCCGGGAACCGCCCTGGCCCGCCTCGACCCCATCCCCTTCGAGAGTGCCGTCGAACGCGCCGAGGCCCGGGTCGACCACCTCGAGAAGAGCCTCGCCCGCAGCCGCCGGCTGCTCGACCAACGAGCGCTGAGCGACGAGGAGTTCGACGCCCAGGATGCCGAGCTCACGGGCGCCCGCGCCGAACTGCGACTCGCGCGGTGGAATCTCGACCGCTCCGTCCTGCGCGCACCCTTCGCCGGACACGTCCTCGCCCGGCACGCCGAAGAAGGCGAGGTCGTCGGAAGCGGTGTTCCCGCCTTCGAGCTGATCGAACTGCGCTCCCTGGAGGTGGAAGCCGCGCTGCCGGCGAGCGATCTCTCCCTGGTCGACCTCGACGGACCGGTCACTCTCGTCGCCCGCGACGACCCCCGTCTGCGCGCCACCGGCTCGGTGGAACACGCTCCGCTGCAGAGTGACACACGCTCGGGGTCGGTGCCGTTGCGGTTGGTGGTCGACAACGAACATCGCCGTCTGCTTCCGGGCATGGTCGTCCAGGCCACCTTCAGTCCACGCCCGCCCACCGCCGGCGGCGAGGAGCTTCGCGTCCCGCTGAGCGCGTTGCGCATCGACGACCAGGGCCAGGCCGTGTGGCGCGTCGACGCCCGAGGGCGGGTCGAACGCGTGGATGTCGAGGTCGGTCCGGTGCGCGGCGACCGCGTGGTGATCACCGGTGGCCTGCGGGCCGGGGATCGCATCGTCGACGAGGCCCCCGATCGCCTGCGCGCCGGCGATGCCGTCGTCTCCGTGGAGCGCGGAGGTGAGCCCCGATGA
- a CDS encoding RNA polymerase sigma factor → MRDRDPDALGRFFDRYFPYVYGLTVRLLGNRAAAEDATQDVLLKVHRAIDRLDPDRDPGPWLTTITYNVARDRWRSASDRMERQSASIDDQPELAHVLRDGGPDPEQGALASEREALVQEALMRLPESAREVIVLHDYQGHTHDRVAEILGSSHAAIRKRYSRALQALGEILREMLDA, encoded by the coding sequence GTGCGCGACCGCGACCCCGACGCACTGGGCCGTTTCTTCGACCGCTACTTCCCGTACGTGTACGGTCTGACCGTGCGCCTGCTCGGGAACCGAGCGGCGGCCGAGGACGCGACCCAGGACGTGCTGTTGAAGGTCCACCGCGCGATCGATCGTCTGGACCCGGATCGGGATCCGGGGCCCTGGCTGACGACGATCACGTACAATGTGGCACGGGACCGGTGGAGATCGGCCTCGGACCGCATGGAGCGACAGTCCGCGTCGATCGACGACCAGCCGGAACTGGCCCATGTGTTGCGAGACGGTGGTCCGGATCCGGAGCAGGGAGCGCTCGCCAGCGAGCGAGAAGCCCTGGTCCAGGAGGCCCTGATGCGGCTGCCGGAATCGGCCCGCGAGGTGATCGTGCTGCACGATTACCAGGGCCACACCCACGATCGGGTGGCCGAGATCCTCGGATCCAGCCACGCCGCGATCCGCAAGCGGTACTCGCGAGCACTGCAGGCGCTCGGTGAGATCCTGCGGGAGATGTTGGACGCATGA
- a CDS encoding NAD(P)-binding domain-containing protein yields the protein MPGPAGSLARRLTEPVRRYTRWLHTGWPAGTVEKLPEANEDGSTRVPGLYLVGDLTGIPLLKFSADTGARAVRTIADDPDFLPTRDPDDDVRDLVIIGAGVAGMSAALEAREAGLDFVVLEASEPFSTIVNFPRRKPIYTYPTDMQHAGDMRFRADVKEDLLTELREQTIEQGIVPQPGRATRVQRSGGRLLVELANGEPIRARRVIVAIGRSGDFRKLNVPGEELDKVSNRLHDPKDYCDRDVLVVGGGDSAVESAVALAECGARVTLSYRRDQLTRPKPDNVEALDRASEEHGLRQMLGSQVKRIDESSVELETADGTETIDNDNVFTMIGRDAPLDFFRRSGVPIRGEWRTSTKLSFVAILLAAIFVYHWKTSAGIPIYSWFQENGWFPFNIGSPSDPSTFLGTLTLSAKSPGFYYTFAYSSAVLLFGIARIRRRKTPYITVQTLTLTAIQVIPLFLLPYLVLPWMGHNGFFDSGLAKTVADNLFPVTEWDAHGREYWRAFGLILAWPLMIWNVFTDQPLVWWLVIAFAQTFVIIPAMIYFWGKGAYCGWVCSCGALAETVGDTLREKMPHGPVWNRVNMVGQVVLLAAFVLLFFRIVGWVWPDTAVGEAFRGAYMAGLTGRGGDWSDLGFPMNFLNYAWIVDLTMAGIIGVGFYMHFSGRVWCRFGCPLAALMHVYARFSRFRILADKKKCISCNVCTSVCHQGIDVMSFANKGEPMADVQCVRCSACVQSCPTGVLEFGQIDRKTGRVIAVDALGASPVKMREGH from the coding sequence ATGCCCGGCCCCGCCGGCTCGCTCGCACGCCGTCTCACCGAACCCGTCCGCAGATACACCCGTTGGCTCCACACCGGCTGGCCCGCCGGTACCGTCGAGAAGCTCCCCGAGGCGAACGAGGACGGTTCCACACGCGTCCCGGGCCTCTACCTGGTGGGCGACCTCACCGGGATCCCGCTGTTGAAGTTCTCGGCCGACACCGGCGCCCGCGCGGTGCGCACGATCGCCGACGACCCCGACTTCCTGCCCACGCGCGACCCCGACGACGATGTCCGCGACCTCGTGATCATCGGTGCCGGCGTGGCCGGCATGTCGGCCGCACTCGAAGCGCGCGAGGCCGGTCTGGACTTCGTGGTCCTCGAGGCCAGCGAGCCCTTCTCGACCATCGTGAACTTCCCGCGGCGCAAGCCGATCTACACCTACCCCACCGACATGCAGCACGCCGGCGACATGCGATTCCGCGCCGACGTGAAGGAGGACCTGCTCACCGAGCTGCGCGAGCAGACGATCGAGCAGGGGATCGTTCCGCAGCCCGGTCGCGCGACGCGCGTGCAGCGCTCCGGCGGACGTCTGCTCGTCGAACTGGCGAACGGCGAGCCCATCCGGGCCCGCCGCGTGATCGTGGCGATCGGCCGCAGTGGCGACTTCCGGAAGCTGAACGTGCCGGGCGAAGAACTCGACAAGGTCAGCAACCGTTTGCACGACCCCAAGGACTACTGCGATCGCGACGTCCTCGTCGTGGGCGGGGGCGACAGCGCGGTGGAATCGGCCGTGGCCCTGGCCGAATGCGGCGCCCGGGTCACGCTCAGCTATCGCCGGGATCAGTTGACCCGTCCCAAGCCCGACAACGTCGAGGCCCTGGATCGAGCCAGCGAGGAGCACGGCCTACGTCAGATGCTCGGCAGCCAGGTGAAGCGTATCGACGAATCGAGCGTCGAGCTCGAGACCGCCGACGGCACCGAGACCATCGACAACGACAACGTGTTCACCATGATCGGCCGGGATGCCCCCCTGGACTTCTTCCGTCGCAGTGGCGTGCCGATCCGTGGCGAGTGGCGCACGTCGACCAAGCTGTCGTTCGTGGCCATCCTTCTGGCGGCGATCTTCGTCTACCACTGGAAGACCAGCGCGGGAATCCCGATCTACTCGTGGTTCCAGGAGAACGGCTGGTTCCCCTTCAACATCGGGTCGCCGTCCGATCCTTCCACGTTCCTCGGCACACTCACGCTCAGCGCCAAGAGCCCCGGTTTCTACTACACCTTCGCGTACTCGTCCGCGGTGCTCCTCTTCGGTATCGCGCGCATCCGCCGGAGGAAGACGCCGTACATCACGGTGCAGACCCTCACGCTGACGGCGATCCAGGTGATCCCGCTGTTCCTGTTGCCGTACCTGGTCCTGCCGTGGATGGGCCACAACGGCTTCTTCGATTCGGGACTCGCGAAGACCGTGGCCGACAACCTCTTCCCGGTGACCGAATGGGACGCCCACGGACGCGAGTACTGGCGCGCCTTCGGTCTGATCCTGGCCTGGCCGTTGATGATCTGGAACGTGTTCACCGACCAACCGCTCGTGTGGTGGCTGGTGATCGCCTTCGCCCAGACCTTCGTGATCATTCCGGCCATGATCTATTTCTGGGGCAAGGGCGCGTACTGCGGTTGGGTGTGCTCCTGCGGCGCGCTCGCCGAGACCGTGGGCGACACGCTGCGCGAGAAGATGCCCCACGGCCCGGTGTGGAACCGGGTGAACATGGTCGGCCAGGTCGTCCTGCTGGCCGCCTTCGTGCTCCTGTTCTTCCGGATCGTCGGCTGGGTATGGCCCGACACTGCCGTCGGCGAAGCCTTCCGGGGCGCGTACATGGCGGGTCTCACGGGTCGCGGCGGCGACTGGTCCGACCTGGGCTTCCCGATGAATTTCCTGAACTACGCCTGGATCGTCGATCTGACCATGGCCGGGATCATCGGCGTGGGTTTCTACATGCACTTCTCCGGACGCGTGTGGTGCCGCTTCGGGTGCCCGCTCGCCGCACTGATGCACGTGTACGCCCGCTTCAGCCGCTTCCGGATCCTGGCCGACAAGAAGAAGTGCATCAGCTGCAACGTGTGCACGAGCGTGTGCCACCAGGGGATCGACGTCATGAGCTTCGCGAACAAGGGCGAGCCCATGGCCGACGTCCAGTGCGTCCGCTGCAGTGCCTGCGTCCAGAGCTGCCCCACCGGAGTGCTCGAGTTCGGTCAGATCGATCGGAAGACCGGGCGCGTGATCGCCGTCGACGCGCTGGGGGCCTCGCCGGTGAAGATGCGCGAGGGCCACTGA
- a CDS encoding response regulator — GEAGVEMLGQGAFDAVLMDCQMPVMDGYEATRAIRALDDSISRIPIIALTANAMDGDREKCLAAGMDDYLSKPAKADQLREMLQKWIPVRSAAGSDPR; from the coding sequence CGGCGAGGCCGGTGTCGAGATGCTCGGCCAGGGGGCCTTCGACGCCGTCCTCATGGACTGCCAGATGCCCGTCATGGACGGCTACGAGGCGACGCGTGCGATCCGCGCTCTCGACGATTCGATCTCGAGGATCCCGATCATCGCCCTGACCGCGAACGCCATGGACGGCGACCGCGAGAAGTGCCTGGCGGCCGGCATGGACGACTACCTGAGCAAACCGGCCAAGGCCGACCAGCTGCGTGAGATGCTGCAGAAGTGGATTCCCGTTCGCTCCGCGGCGGGCTCGGACCCACGGTGA